The following DNA comes from Hordeum vulgare subsp. vulgare chromosome 3H, MorexV3_pseudomolecules_assembly, whole genome shotgun sequence.
ttatcaaggtatgtgctttgtgaaattcctatcacacgccttgatctatctctatggatcttgatgcccaatatgtaagcagcttctcccaggtccttcattgaaaaacttttattcaagtaatcctttgtgcttcccaaaagttctatattgtttccaatcggcaatatgtcatccacatataatagtaGAAatgcatagagctcccactcactttcttgtaaatacaagcttctccaaaaacttgtacaaacccaaacgccttgatcacctcatcaaagcgttgattccaacttcgagatgcttgtaccagtacctaaatggatcgctggagcttccatactttatcagcattctctagatcaacaaaaccttctcgttgcatcatatacaactcttccttaagaaacccgttaaggaacgctgttttgacatccatctgccaaatttcataatcgaaaaatgcctctctcacctccactatatataggtgggaggggaggggtggcgccctagggtttggtCGGCGCAAGAGGAGAGGGGGAGTCCTCCTCTAACACAAATTCGAAGGTGGTGTTCTCCTTCCCCAATTCAGTTTGGCACACCCTCATTTCCTTTTCGCCCTTGGCTGAAATAGGCCTCTTTGGGCTGGCCACATGgccattaagggctggtgcgcaacccttgggattcttttttttctctcccgggtgggtggcccctcctggtagaactccggaaccattcgtcattccccatactttactggtaatgcccgaaaaccttccggaagtcaaatggatacttcctatatatcaatcttcgtctttggaccattccagaaaccctcttgacgtccgggatctcatccgggactcctaacaaccttcggttatcaacataaataattcaacaatacggaaacatcaccgaaccttaagtgcgcagacgatgcaggttcgaaaactatgtagacatgaccgagacactctccggtcaatatccaatagcgggacctggatgcccatattagatcctacatattctacgaagatcttatcggttgaacacatataacattcccttggtccttcggtatgttacttgcccgagattcgatcgtcggtatctccatacctatttcaatctcgttattggcatgtctctttactcgttccgtactaCAAGATGCCGTGGGTAACTATTTGGTCACATTGTTTGCATGGCTTttttgtgatgttctattactgagtgggccccgagatacctctccgtcatatggagtcacAAAgcagagtcttgatccatgctaactcaacggacaccttcagagatacaggtagagaacctttatagtcatccagttacgttgcgacgtttgatacacacaaggcattcctcctgtgttagtgagttacgcaatctcatggtcacaggaacatatactttacatgtagaaaacagtagcaataaaataacacgatcacatgctacgtttatagtttgggtcttatccatcacatcattctcctaatgatgtgatcccattatcaagtgacaacacttgtctatggctgggAAACCTTATcaatcttttatcaacgagctagtaaaccagaggcttactagggacaatgttttgtctatgtatccacacatgtatttgcgtgTCTATTCAAtataattttagcatggataataaacgattatcttgaaacaggaaatataataataactattttattattgcctctaggtcatatttccaacagatttaTGGTTCTACTCCCAGATATTTTTGAATTTGTGAATCTGACAGAGTGGCTCCTGTTGGGTTACAAGATTGGTCAAAAGCTCCTCAGACATTGACTGGAACTATTAAGCAACATTTGCTTCATGCTCAGTAGTGCATGAAGGGTCAAGCTGATAGGAGAAGGACAGAGAGAAATTTTTCTATTGGTGATAAAGTTTTCCTCAAGATGCAACCTTATACCCAACTTTATGTCTTCTCGGATCAATCATAAACTGGTTTTCAAGTTCTACGACCCTTTTGAGATTTTGGATAATATTGGTCAAGTGGCGTATAGGCTGGAATTGTCCGCTAGTAGTCGCATACACctcgtgttccatgtttctcagttgAAGTGTTTCCTTCCGCGAGATATTGTTCTTCACCCATTTCTTCCACCGGTTACTTCCGCCTTACAAGTTGATCCGTGGGTGCTTCATCATTGTGTGTGGCAAGTGGGCAACCATATAGTCACTCAAGTGACCGTTGAGTGGACTGATTCTTCACGAACTCAAGGCCACTTGGGAGGATATGGAGTTTCTGTGGCAACAATTTTCTCGCACGCCGGCTTGGGACAAGTTGGTTCTCAAGGAGGGCGAGATGTCATCTCTTTTTGCATAAAAGTAGGGCGGGATGTCAGCGCACATACATTGCGAGTGGTAACTGAAGAACACGAAGATAATAGAAGAAGGCCATGTAGTAGAACTCACAACTAGAAAAGACGCACTAGAATTTGGAGATGCTCGTGGGCCAAGAGCGTGCCTCGCTTGCAAGAAGACCAAGCCCACATTGCTCTCCGGTCATGCTTTGGCCCAGTAGCCATTGTATTGATTTCAAACATTTAAATACAAACTTGTAGCGTAATAGACGTCGCCTTGGAACGGACGGCGACTTCGGCCCAATTGTGTAAGCTTGTAGCTGCGAGGGTAGACGGGAGGAACGTTACATTGAAGTAAAATTCCCCAATTAGACTCTAAACCCTAGATCGAGAACTTAGCTTACATATATAGTGCTTACTGCTCAGCTAGCGCAATTGTTGGTACCTGTTCATCCTGCTTAATAGCCGGACATCTACTAGTTGTCAGCAGCTAGCTGTTTTCTTTTTGTTCCTAGCAGCAAGTTGATTTGAAACACATAGAACGTGGTGATGCCATAGTTGACAAGATAAACGTCAGCCAACGAGGAGGGATGGCACGCATGTCTTTGGACCCATTCATATCCGAGCATCAACATACAATGCGGTCTGACACAGAAACTAATTCAAATCATTTATGATAGAACTCCAAGGCTCAAAGTGCTCAACGAGAGACAAGCTAGTAACTAATATTAGCACCGCAACATTTTGATAGCACGAGCGATGCCACCAATTCTGCATTGGACATGTACCTACATCTGCAAAGTACGTAGCTAAGACGAACTGAAAACCAGAACAACACCGCGCGTACCATCGGTCCTCAACTAACAAGGTACTACAACGAACTCTTCCACGCTTCTAGCTCCTCGCGCCTCGCCGAAGACTCACGTGGTCACGCCTCGCTGAAGACGGCCTCCCAAACGTCCTCGAAGGCGGCGATGATTGCCGGGTGGTGCTCCAGCGAGTTGAGCGAGAGGTACGACTCCAGGAGCTCCTCCATCTTCCCCACGCTGGCGATACGACGCTCCACGACCATCTCCACCATCGAGCTCCGGAAGTCTGCGTATGGGTTGCTCGATCGCTTCACCACCGCCATGCCCACGCCAATGGCTCCGGTTTCTTCCACGCCCATCTTCTTGATCGCATTCGCACCCTCATCCCTTTTGCTGTTCTTGCAGTGGTGGTCCTTCGTCGCCAAGTTCACCCGCTGCCGGAAGGCATCGGGTGGGCCCCTGGCACTTGGCAACGCGCGCCGGGTCGTTCGGCGCGGCGCGTTCCCGTGGCTCTTCCTGGAGGCATTGCTACTGTTGGTGTGGTAAAACTCGGAGGCCGAGTCGGAGGAGAAACTGAGGGACGAGAAGAGCGTCGTCGTCTCAGCATCGGCGCCGCTTTCATCGTCGGTCGCGGTGGACGAAGAGCAGCTGTACGGCACGGAGTTCATCCGCGGACGCCGACAAGAGGAGTATGAGCCATGCCGCCTTGACACCGACGTAGAGCGTGCCCGCATGCTCTTCTTGGTCTGCTTCTTTGCATCGCTCGTCTGCAACGATTGCGGCAGGAGAGGAACATTGGAGTGAACAGAACGGCGACCGGAGACCTGGCCTGGGTTGTCGATGGAGGCGTGGACGACCGATGCGCTGCGGCGACGGTGGCGGCGTGAGCGGCTGCCTTCCATCAGGTTGGGCCTCTTGTAGGTGCAGTGGGTGCACAAGTCAGGGGAATGTCGTGGCTCTTGGCAGGGGTGGGTGTTGGCCTTATCGAGGCTAACGAAGGCCGTGGCCGGGGTGGTTGTGATCTTGGTGGCGTTGGTGGTGCAAGAAGAACGCACAAGGAGCTGTGCCAGCTTCTGCTTCAGCCGGACTCCGGCGCCAACACCGGTGCGGCGGTGGGGGGTTTCGTCCATGAACGGTGTGcgcagtgtgtgtgtgtgtgtatgattgATCTGGGGAGATGGAAATAAAgcaaggaggagaagagggaggagtGTGGTTTCCGGACACTGGTATTCTCAGCCGTGGCTTTGAGCCATTGAGTGTGAAGCTTCAAGGAGAGGGGTTAAGAACCTGAGGAAGCAAGTGGGTAGAATCTGGCGACATTAGGCATCTGTAAGGTGTACGGGTCTGTGGGCACGGGCTCAACATTTGGTTGGCCGCCGACGGCTGTACACGTAAGCAAGTTTGTCACGGTCTCCATTTTAGTCGGGTGAACAAATTCTTTTTCCGGAATATACCTGGACAAATCCATCCACTATACGCCCGCGGACGCATTCAGACGGTCTCTCATTTCGTTTCGTGCATCCACATACCTCATATTCGAACTCTCAGATTCATACAAAACCATACACATCGATTATCCGATACTAAACGTCACACGTAAAATGAATGTTGATACCGAACATAAGAAGTGTTTACATTAATTTTATATGAATTATACAATCAATCATCGGCTCTTTAATTTTTATTGTGGGTCCACATATGGTCCATCAGATCATTAAGTAGTTGCCTATGCAAGTGATGATTTCGGAGATTCTGATGCATGTGTAGAAAGTTCATAAGTTGCATTGAATCTTGATCTTGAGGGATTTCAACTTGTTCTCCATGTGCTTCAAAATCATTGATTTGGGCTACACCATCACCCTCATCCTCAACGAGCATGttgtgcaaaataacacaacATATCATCAGCAGCCACAAAGTTTCTTGTTCCCATATCATTGCAGCCCCACGAACAATTCCCCAACGCGCTTGCAGCACTCCAAATGccctctccacatccttcctagctGCTTCCTGCATTTTTGCGAAGTGTTTTTGTTTTCTGCCATGTGGTTCGAATATGGTCTTCACAAATGCAGCCTGTTGAGGATATATATGCCATCGGCAAGATAGTATCCCATGTTGTAGCCTCGACTGTTGATCGTGTAGTTGCACGGAGGTGATTCCCCGTTTCAAAGCCTCTTGAACACCAGAGATCGTTAAAacacgttgatgtcgttgtgagaACTTCTAAAGAAAGCATGTCAAATACATAAGTCATGTGATGCCACCGTCTCTATTATGATGGTGGCCTCTTTTATGTGACCTTGGTACATTCCTCGCAAACATTTGAGTAGTTCTTCCATTGCCAATGCATGCAATCGATTGATCTCGGCATTCCCGGAAACCCTCTGGCCTCTCCTATAGCCAACAACTTCTTCGTGTCCTGTGCATTTGGCTCTCTCAGATACTCTGCTCAAAACACCTCCACCATAGCACGGGCAAACTTGACAGTAATTTCAATGACATCTGCCACATTACCAAGTGCAAGTGTCCTCATAGCAGAAGTGCACTTCTGCTTGGCAGAGAAAGAGAGTTGACCGCAACTAATCCTTGTGAGCCTGAAATAGTCATGGCGTGCCTCCACTCCCTCCATAATGCGCAAAAACAATGTTTATCGCATGCAAAAATGACGACGAAAAAATGT
Coding sequences within:
- the LOC123439989 gene encoding transcription repressor OFP8-like, with product MDETPHRRTGVGAGVRLKQKLAQLLVRSSCTTNATKITTTPATAFVSLDKANTHPCQEPRHSPDLCTHCTYKRPNLMEGSRSRRHRRRSASVVHASIDNPGQVSGRRSVHSNVPLLPQSLQTSDAKKQTKKSMRARSTSVSRRHGSYSSCRRPRMNSVPYSCSSSTATDDESGADAETTTLFSSLSFSSDSASEFYHTNSSNASRKSHGNAPRRTTRRALPSARGPPDAFRQRVNLATKDHHCKNSKRDEGANAIKKMGVEETGAIGVGMAVVKRSSNPYADFRSSMVEMVVERRIASVGKMEELLESYLSLNSLEHHPAIIAAFEDVWEAVFSEA